A stretch of the uncultured Cohaesibacter sp. genome encodes the following:
- a CDS encoding trifunctional transcriptional activator/DNA repair protein Ada/methylated-DNA--[protein]-cysteine S-methyltransferase — MLYDRPSDDSLYQALLDRDPALDGRIFVAVRSTGIFCRLTCPARKPKRENCSFHESVSTCLQEGFRPCKRCHPLSAGGEPDPVIDQLVNALQADTSRLWREGDIVRMGLDPSSVRRSFKRRFGMTFLEMARISRLRDSFQALSEGDRVIDAQQAAGFDSPSAFRQAFARLLGLKPSDFTTNAMVKADWIDTPLGAMIAVSDASHLHLLEFVGRKALPTELKALFKATKGSLGFGRTAPTDSIERELEAYFSGKDAHFSTPLAYHGTPFTRSVWDALRKIPAGDTCTYGALAASLGKPEAVRAVARANGANQIAVVVPCHRILGADGSLTGYGGGLWRKQKLIELEQSYRQV, encoded by the coding sequence ATGTTGTATGATCGCCCCAGTGATGACAGCCTCTATCAGGCTTTGCTAGACCGTGACCCGGCCTTGGACGGGCGCATCTTCGTTGCAGTCCGCTCAACCGGCATCTTCTGTCGCCTCACATGCCCAGCGCGCAAGCCCAAACGGGAAAATTGCAGTTTCCATGAGAGCGTTTCGACGTGCTTGCAGGAAGGCTTCCGGCCTTGCAAACGCTGCCACCCGCTTTCTGCCGGCGGGGAACCGGACCCGGTCATTGACCAACTGGTCAACGCCCTGCAAGCAGACACATCCCGGCTTTGGCGCGAAGGCGATATTGTCCGCATGGGGCTTGATCCTTCCAGTGTCCGCCGCAGCTTCAAGCGGCGCTTTGGCATGACCTTTCTGGAAATGGCCCGGATCTCTCGCCTGCGCGACAGCTTTCAGGCCTTAAGCGAAGGGGATCGGGTGATTGACGCGCAACAGGCCGCTGGGTTCGACTCTCCTTCCGCCTTCCGACAGGCCTTTGCCCGGCTGCTGGGGCTAAAGCCGTCCGATTTCACAACCAATGCCATGGTAAAAGCCGACTGGATCGATACACCGCTGGGCGCAATGATCGCCGTCAGTGATGCCTCCCATTTGCATTTGCTGGAATTTGTCGGCCGCAAGGCCCTGCCAACCGAGCTAAAGGCTCTGTTCAAGGCCACGAAGGGAAGTCTCGGCTTTGGCCGCACCGCTCCCACCGACAGCATCGAGCGGGAGCTCGAGGCTTATTTCAGCGGCAAGGATGCTCATTTCTCAACCCCGCTTGCCTATCACGGAACGCCGTTCACCCGCTCGGTCTGGGACGCGTTGAGAAAAATCCCCGCAGGCGATACCTGCACCTATGGGGCCTTGGCCGCGTCTTTAGGCAAACCGGAGGCCGTGCGGGCGGTTGCCCGCGCCAACGGCGCCAACCAGATTGCCGTCGTGGTGCCCTGTCACCGAATCCTAGGCGCCGATGGCAGCTTGACCGGCTATGGTGGCGGTCTGTGGCGCAAGCAGAAGCTGATCGAGCTGGAGCAGAGCTACCGACAGGTTTGA
- the gcvT gene encoding glycine cleavage system aminomethyltransferase GcvT: protein MADLSAAKKTPLYDLHVELGGTLVDFAGYALPVRYPAGIMAEHLHCREQASLFDVSHMGQALLEGPDHETTARALEALTPSAFTKLGLGRMRYSVLLNDEGGIIDDFIVTRPEDPALDGTLMLVVNGACKDGDYAHLEAKLPEGVTLKPLPDKALIAIQGPKAVDALARHSAKADALTFMSHTTDVIDGIEVVISRCGYTGEDGFELSCDAADAERLARLLLKEPEVEAAGLGARDSLRLESGLCLYGHDLDTNTDPAEADLGWAIQKRRREEGGFPGSERILKGLSEGPSRIRVGLSILGKAPAREGADILDMDGNQIGVVTSGGFAPSLQKPIAMGYVAPDFAAVGSKVQLQVRKRLLEAEVTALPFVPQRYVRKP, encoded by the coding sequence ATGGCAGACCTGTCCGCCGCCAAAAAGACACCCCTGTATGATTTGCATGTCGAACTTGGCGGAACGCTTGTCGATTTTGCTGGTTATGCCCTGCCCGTTCGTTATCCGGCAGGAATCATGGCCGAACACCTGCATTGCCGTGAACAAGCATCCCTGTTCGATGTCTCCCATATGGGGCAGGCCTTGCTGGAAGGCCCGGATCACGAGACCACCGCACGCGCTTTGGAAGCCCTGACGCCGTCTGCTTTTACAAAGCTTGGGCTTGGGCGGATGCGCTATAGTGTGCTGCTGAATGATGAAGGTGGCATCATTGACGATTTCATTGTGACGCGCCCTGAAGATCCTGCGCTTGATGGCACTCTGATGCTGGTCGTCAATGGCGCTTGCAAAGACGGCGACTATGCCCATCTGGAAGCCAAGTTGCCCGAAGGCGTGACGCTGAAGCCATTGCCGGACAAGGCCTTGATTGCCATTCAGGGGCCAAAGGCCGTTGATGCGCTGGCCCGTCATTCGGCCAAGGCCGATGCGCTGACCTTCATGTCCCATACAACCGATGTGATTGATGGCATCGAGGTGGTGATTTCACGCTGCGGCTATACTGGTGAGGACGGGTTTGAGCTTTCCTGTGACGCGGCAGATGCGGAGCGTCTGGCCCGTCTGTTGCTCAAAGAACCAGAGGTGGAAGCGGCTGGGCTCGGTGCCCGCGACAGCCTGCGTCTTGAAAGCGGCCTTTGCCTTTATGGTCATGACCTTGACACCAACACCGATCCAGCTGAAGCCGACCTTGGCTGGGCGATCCAGAAACGCCGCCGCGAGGAAGGTGGCTTTCCCGGTTCAGAGCGCATTCTCAAAGGCCTTTCTGAGGGCCCTTCGCGCATCCGTGTCGGCCTGTCGATCCTTGGCAAGGCCCCTGCCCGCGAAGGCGCGGACATTCTCGATATGGATGGCAACCAGATCGGCGTAGTGACGTCCGGAGGCTTTGCGCCATCCCTGCAAAAGCCGATTGCGATGGGCTATGTCGCACCGGATTTCGCCGCAGTTGGCAGCAAGGTTCAATTGCAGGTACGCAAGCGCTTGCTGGAGGCAGAAGTGACCGCCCTGCCGTTTGTACCACAGCGGTATGTCCGCAAACCATAA
- the gcvH gene encoding glycine cleavage system protein GcvH, whose translation MSTYYSEDHEWITVEGDIATIGITDYAQSQLGDVVFVELPEVGASMSQGDEAAVVESVKAASEVYAPIDGEVTEVNEGLEADPSKVNSDAEGDAWFIKMKVGDAGQLDGLMDADAYKAFVAEQE comes from the coding sequence ATGAGCACCTATTATTCCGAAGATCATGAATGGATCACCGTGGAAGGCGACATTGCCACCATCGGGATCACCGATTATGCCCAGAGCCAACTTGGCGATGTGGTGTTTGTTGAGCTGCCAGAGGTTGGCGCCAGCATGAGCCAGGGCGATGAAGCCGCTGTTGTCGAAAGCGTCAAGGCAGCCTCAGAAGTCTATGCCCCGATCGACGGTGAGGTCACCGAAGTCAATGAAGGGCTGGAAGCAGACCCATCCAAGGTCAATAGCGACGCTGAAGGCGATGCATGGTTCATCAAGATGAAAGTCGGCGATGCCGGTCAGCTCGATGGCTTGATGGATGCTGATGCCTACAAGGCTTTCGTGGCCGAGCAGGAATAA
- a CDS encoding bifunctional diguanylate cyclase/phosphodiesterase, with protein sequence MKTHLKLLAFVYMFSVVILLALEFSQFNKVDNLRSEIGESHRLISGQDEGVRLELDFRRFADRLNSYVQKTKLDPTYGSEAASREELQVAFDVFWSRVFQMNSESVGLEGEQLQTLQPILVGLKRTLRQIEPMVQEVHVGDNDTLMEIRKRLDPYGEIITNAASKISHIKRVRAAELQTRLETVLVSMDNLLATSALGAGLLLSLLGAEAYRARREERKTRAREARVRFLAEHDPLTGLANRAFLNQKMCQYMRDTDEDGHGFHLLLLDLDKFKNVNDTYGHPMGDRLLKKAAGRLLRIFSSTDDIVARLGGDEFAILTKANTAQAAAMSRKIIETLSSVFTFGDLEVRISTSVGISSFPSLSGSADDLMRDADLALYAAKNNGRATHRFYEREMGIVIQHRMQLEADLRRAMLHDDGGLEVFYQPQVNLAEQTSHAIEHNDWRITGAEALVRWFHPERGHIPPMEFIEIAEDAGIIDDLSDWIIRQACADAVQWHRAGHKINLSVNLSPLQLNNPNLPNEILSHLDQCGFDPNHLTLEITESADVQDTKAAASMLSILADRGISLAMDDFGTGYSNLGYLNSLPLNILKIDRSFISGIEQGGENCKLVLGVINLAHGMGLKVVAEGIETEEQLAFLRDQNCAIGQGYLFGRPVNNLKMTARLRHQRKSDPVAHIRRIA encoded by the coding sequence ATGAAGACACATCTCAAACTTCTAGCCTTTGTCTATATGTTCTCTGTCGTCATTCTGTTGGCGCTTGAATTTTCACAATTCAACAAGGTCGACAATTTGCGATCCGAGATCGGAGAAAGTCATCGATTGATCTCCGGTCAAGACGAAGGTGTTCGTCTCGAACTTGATTTTCGCCGGTTCGCAGATCGTTTGAATTCCTATGTACAGAAGACAAAACTCGATCCAACCTATGGGTCAGAAGCGGCCAGTCGCGAAGAATTGCAGGTGGCATTCGACGTTTTCTGGAGCCGTGTCTTTCAGATGAATTCGGAATCGGTTGGCCTGGAAGGCGAGCAATTGCAGACATTGCAGCCAATTCTCGTTGGATTGAAGCGCACCTTGCGGCAAATCGAACCCATGGTGCAAGAGGTGCATGTTGGTGACAATGATACCCTGATGGAAATCCGCAAAAGACTGGATCCCTATGGTGAAATCATCACCAACGCGGCCTCCAAGATCAGTCACATCAAGAGAGTGCGGGCTGCCGAATTGCAGACGCGTCTGGAAACCGTGCTTGTCTCGATGGACAATTTGCTGGCCACTTCGGCGCTCGGGGCAGGGTTGCTTCTGTCTCTGTTGGGGGCGGAAGCCTATCGCGCGCGACGTGAAGAGCGTAAGACGCGGGCAAGGGAAGCGCGGGTGCGCTTTCTTGCTGAGCATGATCCGTTGACTGGTCTGGCCAATCGGGCCTTTCTCAATCAGAAAATGTGCCAATATATGCGCGATACCGATGAGGACGGGCATGGCTTCCATTTGCTGCTGCTCGATCTCGACAAGTTCAAGAATGTCAACGACACCTATGGCCACCCAATGGGTGACCGTTTGTTGAAAAAAGCAGCAGGCCGCTTGCTGCGGATCTTCTCTTCCACTGACGATATCGTGGCCCGTCTTGGGGGCGATGAATTTGCCATCCTGACCAAGGCAAACACCGCGCAGGCCGCGGCCATGTCGCGCAAGATCATCGAAACTCTCTCATCAGTCTTCACCTTTGGTGATTTGGAAGTGCGCATTTCCACCTCTGTCGGCATTTCGAGCTTTCCAAGCTTGTCCGGGTCCGCAGACGATCTGATGCGTGATGCTGATCTGGCCCTTTATGCGGCCAAGAATAATGGCCGGGCGACCCACCGCTTTTACGAGCGGGAAATGGGCATTGTCATTCAACACCGCATGCAACTGGAAGCAGACTTGCGTCGGGCCATGCTGCATGATGATGGCGGTCTTGAAGTCTTTTACCAGCCGCAGGTCAATCTGGCCGAGCAAACGAGCCACGCGATCGAGCATAACGACTGGCGGATCACCGGGGCGGAGGCTTTGGTTCGCTGGTTCCATCCTGAACGAGGCCATATTCCGCCGATGGAATTCATTGAAATCGCCGAGGATGCGGGAATCATTGATGATCTGTCCGACTGGATCATTCGGCAAGCCTGTGCCGATGCCGTCCAATGGCACCGGGCTGGGCACAAAATCAATCTCTCGGTCAATCTCTCCCCTCTACAGCTCAATAATCCCAATCTGCCAAACGAAATATTGAGCCATCTGGATCAGTGCGGCTTTGACCCCAACCATCTGACGCTGGAAATCACCGAAAGTGCTGATGTGCAGGACACCAAGGCGGCAGCCAGCATGCTCTCGATACTGGCTGATCGGGGCATTTCGCTGGCAATGGATGATTTCGGCACGGGCTATTCGAATCTGGGCTATCTGAACAGTCTGCCGCTCAACATCCTCAAGATCGACAGAAGTTTCATTTCCGGCATCGAGCAGGGTGGAGAAAATTGCAAACTGGTGTTGGGTGTCATCAATCTCGCCCACGGCATGGGCTTGAAAGTGGTAGCCGAAGGCATCGAGACCGAGGAGCAGCTTGCTTTCCTGCGTGACCAGAATTGCGCCATCGGTCAGGGCTATCTGTTCGGCCGCCCGGTCAACAATCTCAAAATGACCGCCCGGCTGAGGCACCAGCGCAAAAGTGATCCTGTCGCTCACATTCGTCGCATTGCCTGA
- a CDS encoding molybdopterin-dependent oxidoreductase, which produces MMPEPTGKVILTISGKLAHHNGHGEMRFDREMLEKLGMHELETRSFSTSKRAKWRGVLMRDLLAYVGAKGKQVDVIALDNYRMTIPRSDFDTYDVIVALKRNGKYLSIRTRGPTRIIYPYDQHKELRNHDHGMRLVWQLKRLMVK; this is translated from the coding sequence ATGATGCCAGAACCAACTGGCAAGGTTATTCTGACCATTTCCGGCAAGCTCGCCCATCACAATGGCCACGGCGAAATGCGCTTTGACAGAGAGATGCTCGAGAAACTCGGCATGCACGAATTGGAAACCCGAAGTTTTTCAACTTCCAAACGTGCAAAATGGCGTGGTGTCCTGATGCGGGATCTGCTTGCCTATGTCGGTGCCAAGGGAAAGCAAGTAGACGTCATTGCGCTAGACAATTATCGCATGACCATCCCCCGGTCTGACTTTGATACCTATGATGTGATCGTGGCGCTGAAACGCAATGGCAAATACTTGTCAATTCGCACCCGTGGGCCAACACGCATTATCTATCCCTACGACCAGCACAAGGAACTGCGCAACCATGATCATGGTATGCGGTTGGTTTGGCAGCTTAAAAGATTGATGGTCAAATGA
- a CDS encoding HAD family phosphatase, with the protein MLILFDFDGTLVDSELLWAQATVEVLAQEEMEMSIEEFSSSYAGMRHEEIIPKLEEEFERGIPHDIIQRIEDRALLKIEKLEVIAGAHEMLDQLDDARCICSNSSSESLETNMRRTALWDRFRPYIYSAIEVGTKEPKPDPNVFLHAATTLDVDPQDCIVIEDSFHGTQAGVSAGMRVIGFIGGGHTYPGHGEHLMDAGAQTVVRRLADLPATIKALKDWHDE; encoded by the coding sequence ATGCTGATACTCTTTGATTTCGACGGAACGCTGGTCGATTCCGAATTGCTCTGGGCTCAGGCCACTGTAGAGGTGCTGGCTCAAGAAGAGATGGAAATGTCGATTGAGGAGTTTTCCAGCAGTTATGCAGGCATGCGTCATGAGGAGATCATCCCCAAGCTTGAAGAGGAATTCGAGCGCGGCATTCCCCACGATATCATTCAGCGGATTGAAGATCGGGCCTTGCTCAAAATCGAAAAGCTAGAGGTGATTGCCGGTGCGCATGAGATGCTTGATCAACTTGATGATGCCCGCTGCATCTGTTCGAACAGCTCCTCAGAGTCGCTGGAAACCAACATGCGGCGCACCGCTTTGTGGGATCGCTTCCGCCCCTATATCTACTCGGCCATCGAAGTGGGCACCAAAGAACCAAAGCCGGACCCAAATGTCTTTCTCCATGCCGCGACAACGTTGGATGTCGATCCCCAGGATTGCATTGTCATTGAAGACAGTTTCCATGGCACCCAGGCAGGGGTGAGCGCTGGCATGCGCGTCATTGGGTTCATTGGGGGTGGCCATACCTATCCCGGCCATGGAGAGCACTTGATGGATGCAGGCGCGCAGACCGTTGTGCGTCGCCTTGCGGATCTGCCCGCCACCATCAAAGCCCTCAAGGACTGGCACGACGAATAA
- a CDS encoding SURF1 family protein, with protein MAKSINKPAFWIFCFCALVALAILLSLGNWQVRRLAWKEQLIADVDHRVASQPIAAPGPKDWASVSRESHVYQPVTVTGHYDHSREIHVWFALGKPQGGSYGGPGYFILTPFRTNAGWDVIVNRGFVPDPLKEADSRPDTLVSGEQTLTGLMRFDEPKNWNSPAADKVKNVWIVRQVAEMADFLKLAPGNTAPYWIDLTKGQGVNGLPQGGETRISFTNSHLQYAMTWYGLAAVLVLVFGIWLFRTVRSTGSNATSDPTQDFSKKL; from the coding sequence GTGGCCAAATCCATCAATAAACCGGCCTTTTGGATTTTTTGCTTTTGCGCCCTGGTTGCGTTGGCCATTCTCCTGTCCCTTGGCAATTGGCAGGTGAGGCGACTGGCTTGGAAGGAACAGTTGATTGCCGATGTGGACCACCGTGTCGCAAGTCAACCGATCGCCGCTCCCGGTCCGAAGGACTGGGCCAGCGTCTCCCGTGAAAGCCATGTCTATCAACCTGTCACGGTCACCGGGCACTATGACCATAGCCGCGAGATCCATGTCTGGTTCGCGCTCGGCAAACCACAAGGTGGTAGCTATGGCGGGCCGGGCTATTTCATTCTCACGCCATTTAGAACAAACGCAGGGTGGGACGTCATCGTCAATCGCGGCTTTGTGCCTGATCCCTTAAAGGAAGCCGACAGCCGACCCGACACCTTGGTATCCGGTGAGCAGACACTGACCGGGTTGATGCGCTTTGACGAGCCGAAAAACTGGAACAGCCCTGCCGCAGACAAGGTCAAGAATGTCTGGATCGTTCGGCAGGTTGCAGAGATGGCAGATTTTCTGAAGCTTGCGCCCGGCAACACCGCTCCCTATTGGATCGACCTGACCAAGGGACAAGGCGTCAACGGTTTGCCGCAGGGAGGAGAGACCCGGATCAGCTTTACCAATTCCCATTTGCAATATGCCATGACATGGTATGGACTGGCGGCCGTCTTGGTGCTTGTCTTTGGCATTTGGCTTTTCCGTACCGTGCGGTCCACCGGGTCAAACGCCACATCAGACCCCACACAGGACTTCAGTAAAAAACTGTAG
- a CDS encoding DUF983 domain-containing protein, which yields MAEQNGSLWKTAFLGRCPRCGEGKLYDGFLRVADRCNHCDLDYGFADSGDGPAVFVIMIVGFIATGGVLYTEFTYEPPLWLLIAIWGPLTVILCLAFLYWLKGALIGQQYLTKAEQGQREQ from the coding sequence ATGGCGGAGCAAAATGGCAGTCTATGGAAAACAGCGTTTCTTGGTCGCTGTCCGCGCTGCGGTGAGGGCAAGCTCTATGATGGATTTTTGCGCGTTGCAGATCGCTGCAATCATTGTGATCTGGATTATGGGTTTGCCGACAGTGGTGACGGGCCTGCAGTCTTCGTCATCATGATTGTCGGTTTCATTGCCACCGGCGGCGTACTCTATACCGAATTCACCTATGAACCGCCGCTATGGTTGTTGATTGCAATCTGGGGGCCGCTGACCGTGATCCTCTGCCTCGCCTTCCTTTATTGGCTGAAAGGCGCTCTGATCGGCCAGCAATATCTCACCAAGGCTGAGCAGGGGCAAAGAGAACAATAG
- a CDS encoding cytochrome c oxidase subunit 3, whose amino-acid sequence MAEAHTKNHDYHIIDPSPWPFIGSVSAFVMAIGAITYMHEILPIWLFLVGVAGVLYTMLGWWSDVISESHQGHHTPVVQLHLRYGMIMFIASEVMFFVAWFWAFFDASLFVGDSQQYLRAEFTGGTWPPAGIEVIDPWHLPLFNTLLLLTSGTTVTWAHHALIENDREGLKWGLILTILLGAIFTSVQIYEYAVAPFAFKESIYGATFFMATGFHGFHVFVGTVFLIVCLIRALKGQFTPQKHFGFEAAAWYWHFVDVVWLFLFASIYLWGNAGGMIAHH is encoded by the coding sequence ATGGCTGAGGCTCATACCAAAAACCACGACTATCACATTATCGATCCTAGCCCGTGGCCATTCATCGGCTCGGTGTCGGCATTCGTGATGGCCATCGGTGCGATCACCTACATGCACGAAATCCTGCCAATCTGGCTGTTTCTCGTTGGCGTCGCTGGTGTTCTCTACACCATGCTTGGCTGGTGGAGTGACGTGATCAGTGAATCTCATCAGGGACACCATACGCCAGTGGTTCAACTGCATTTGCGCTACGGCATGATCATGTTCATTGCATCCGAAGTGATGTTCTTCGTTGCATGGTTCTGGGCCTTTTTCGATGCCAGCCTGTTTGTTGGCGATAGCCAGCAATATTTGCGCGCTGAATTTACCGGCGGCACATGGCCACCAGCGGGCATTGAAGTGATTGATCCATGGCACTTGCCTTTGTTCAACACCTTGCTGCTGCTCACCTCTGGCACCACTGTCACTTGGGCACACCATGCGCTGATCGAGAATGATCGCGAAGGCCTGAAATGGGGTTTGATCCTGACCATTCTGCTGGGAGCAATCTTCACCTCCGTTCAGATCTATGAATATGCCGTGGCACCATTTGCCTTCAAGGAAAGCATCTATGGCGCGACCTTCTTCATGGCCACCGGCTTCCATGGCTTCCACGTTTTTGTCGGCACGGTCTTCCTGATTGTCTGCCTGATCCGGGCGCTGAAGGGCCAATTTACCCCGCAGAAGCATTTCGGGTTCGAGGCGGCGGCCTGGTACTGGCATTTTGTTGACGTGGTCTGGCTGTTCCTGTTCGCCTCCATCTATCTTTGGGGCAATGCAGGTGGCATGATCGCCCACCACTGA
- a CDS encoding cytochrome c oxidase assembly protein produces the protein MSEQTKETKKPDTGRANRRLAYGLVIFVGCMVGMAYASVPLYRIFCQVTGYGGTTQTAETEADDVIDRKITVRFDANVAGGLNWDFKPLDKPVTLNVGETAQIAYQVVNHAAVATSGTSTFNVTPAAAGIYFNKLECFCFTEQTVQPGGTVDMPVVFFVDPDIDEDPQLDSIKTITLSYTFFPDEKETAALAKDRVRPKVKTGG, from the coding sequence ATGAGCGAGCAAACCAAAGAGACGAAAAAACCGGATACAGGCAGGGCCAATCGGCGCCTCGCCTATGGTCTGGTGATTTTTGTCGGTTGCATGGTCGGAATGGCCTATGCATCCGTGCCGCTCTATCGCATTTTCTGTCAGGTCACCGGATATGGTGGCACAACCCAGACCGCAGAGACCGAAGCCGACGATGTGATCGATCGCAAGATCACAGTGCGCTTTGATGCCAATGTCGCCGGTGGCCTCAATTGGGACTTCAAACCGCTGGACAAACCGGTTACGTTGAATGTCGGTGAAACCGCCCAGATCGCCTATCAGGTGGTCAATCATGCTGCAGTCGCAACGTCTGGCACCTCAACCTTCAACGTTACGCCAGCCGCCGCCGGTATCTATTTTAACAAACTTGAATGCTTCTGCTTTACCGAACAAACGGTTCAGCCCGGGGGCACCGTCGATATGCCTGTGGTATTCTTTGTCGATCCTGACATCGACGAAGACCCGCAATTGGATTCTATCAAAACCATCACCCTGTCCTACACCTTCTTTCCAGATGAGAAAGAGACGGCCGCGCTCGCCAAGGATCGCGTTCGGCCCAAGGTGAAGACGGGCGGATAA
- the cyoE gene encoding heme o synthase — protein sequence MTILDQTNDSTALGASDLAHVDFGGAEVRDYIALLKPRVMSLVVFTAFVGLAIAPGHLHPLEAFIAIACIAIGGGASGALNMWYDADIDRIMKRTANRPIPAGRITPGEALSFGLTLSVASTLILGLLVNWLAAGLLAFTIFFYAVVYTMWLKRSTPQNIVIGGAAGAFPPMIGWAAVTGSVTIESIVLFLIIFMWTPPHFWSLALIKNDDYKNAGVPMLPVVAGEAVTRSQIVLYSLVVAPLGMAPAALGFAGLTYAVLSGVLGILFLVAALRVYRNREGALARKSAGQMFAFSILYLFALYATLLVEHLLGLPMLPALI from the coding sequence ATGACCATTCTGGACCAGACCAACGACAGCACCGCCCTTGGGGCATCAGATCTTGCTCACGTTGACTTCGGCGGAGCGGAGGTGCGGGACTATATTGCGCTGTTAAAGCCGCGCGTCATGTCTTTGGTGGTCTTCACGGCCTTTGTCGGTCTGGCCATTGCACCGGGCCATCTTCATCCACTCGAAGCCTTCATTGCCATTGCTTGCATCGCCATTGGCGGCGGCGCATCTGGCGCGCTGAATATGTGGTATGATGCCGATATCGACCGCATCATGAAGCGCACCGCCAATCGCCCGATCCCCGCTGGCCGGATCACTCCGGGCGAGGCCCTGAGCTTTGGTCTGACCCTCTCTGTCGCATCGACCCTGATACTGGGCCTGTTGGTCAACTGGCTTGCCGCTGGCCTCCTGGCTTTCACCATCTTCTTTTATGCCGTGGTCTATACCATGTGGCTGAAGCGCTCCACGCCGCAGAATATTGTCATTGGCGGTGCTGCTGGCGCGTTTCCTCCGATGATCGGCTGGGCTGCGGTGACAGGCTCCGTGACCATTGAATCCATTGTCCTGTTCCTGATCATCTTCATGTGGACACCACCGCATTTCTGGTCTTTGGCGCTGATCAAGAATGACGACTACAAAAATGCCGGTGTACCGATGCTGCCGGTGGTGGCAGGTGAAGCGGTGACCCGCTCGCAAATCGTGCTTTATTCGCTGGTGGTCGCGCCCCTCGGCATGGCACCTGCGGCACTTGGCTTTGCGGGTCTAACCTATGCAGTCCTGTCCGGCGTGCTCGGGATCTTGTTCCTTGTGGCCGCTCTGCGCGTCTATCGTAACCGGGAAGGGGCACTGGCGCGCAAGTCCGCTGGCCAGATGTTCGCCTTCTCCATCCTCTATTTGTTTGCGCTCTATGCCACGCTGTTGGTGGAGCATTTGCTGGGACTGCCGATGCTGCCAGCGCTGATCTAG